The Falco biarmicus isolate bFalBia1 chromosome 1, bFalBia1.pri, whole genome shotgun sequence DNA segment tgtttCAACAAAAATTTACAAGACAGTTAACACAAGTAAGTGTAACAGCAAACAGACAATTTTCACACACAATTGTTCAAAGGGGCTGCTGAGGGCCAGGGTGCTGCTACGTGCGTCAGTTGAAAAGTTGTGCCACAGCTCTATGACAAGGGATGGGTTCCCTCCTCAAACTCCGTTATAAAAGGAAGTGGGTTTAACACACTAAGTTACTGTACATTGTCTTAAGAAACCTGGAATTTAGCAACAGCGCACAAGAGATAAAGGGTTGCATTCACAGGCAAGTGAACCAGCCGCTGGTGCAGTCCTGAACATACACAGACCAGAACAATGGTCAGCGATGGAAGCCCCCCAGCCTGTCTCGCTGTAACAGTTTTCCAGGGCCTGTTTGCATGGCAGCATCAGTAACTACAACTGTCTCTCACATGTTCTGAGAGAGGAACTCACTTTCAGTCATGCTCCTGCTTTCAGCTCCCCTGCCCCCGGCATCAGGTCCAGTTGATACTCCTTTTTACTGGCACTTGGTGCAGAGGAACAGTGGCTTGGTTTGACAGGTAGAGCTAAGACACTTAACAGTTTTGCTAAAAGCAGAGGAAGCCAGATCTGGCATCTGGGAGCCACAGCATTTACCTTCCTTCCTCTCATGTTTCCCCATGCGGGAGCCCAGCAGTCAAGAAGCAAAGATCTTCCAGGAGGCCGCCATATCCAGTTGCTTCACCCCCATAGGCATGTTCTCCTTGTTTTCCAACCCAGGCTGCTGAGGCCTCTTGCGGAAGTAGCAGGTTCGGCAGACAGAGTGGTACTTGTCTGCTCCTCCAATCACTTCAACCTGGCAAGAAAATCGGGGGAGTCACTCTGCAGAGTTCAGTTCCCCTGAAGGGATCCCTCTAGACTAGCTGGGGTGACATGGTGAAGCTACTGAAGTGCTTTCTGTTCCAAGGGAACtcacctccctctctgctcccagcctcttTGTGTAGGAGGCTTCTCTGTAGCACTCCATGCACACGGCGTTCAGCTTCACCACGCTCTCTGCCAGCGGCACCAGGTTCAGGATGCTCCCAAAGGCCTGTGCCAAGACAGCaggggtgggtggatggataTGAGGATCCTAAAGCAGCTGCTGTactgaaaaataagtgttttacCTTTCTCTGAAAAGTCCCATCAAGAGCAGCAACAATGACAGTTTTCCCAGCATTGGCCATCATCTCACAGAACTCCACGATGTCTGGGAACTAGAAGAGGTACAGAAACAGCgtcaggaggaagaaggggcagTGCTTCCCTCAGGATCCAGCAGCACACACCCAGATAGCGGCATAGGGCACAAAGAAAATTAGAGCCATGTTGCCTATCCATGAAACTCACTCCAGTCCCACTGTCCTCAGCCTGCAGGGACTCAAGAAAGGGAACGGTTTGACTATACAGGCATAGTCCAGCAGCATCAAACTGCCCTAGGGTATTTCCTTGCCCCGCTGCCACCCTCTTGCAAAGGATTCAGACCTTCATCTGCACAGAGTGCTCTGAAGAGACTGCATCCTGCAGAGCCCCCCAGGACCTGACTTAGCCATGCACTTACAAACTGGCCCTCATCAATGCCAATGACCGCAGAGCTCAGTGCCTCCTGGTACACGTCCTTGAgaaggcaggctggcagggcctCCATGATGTTCCTGCGGGGAAGGGAAAACCAGAGGGTgagccaggcagcccagctgctgggccTGCAGGTGTAGGTCCTCCCAGCCCACGGACTCACTTGTCGTGTGTAGAGACGCCAGAGCTGCAGTAGCGCGTGTCCTTGGTGTACTTCACCAGCAGGCATCGGTGCTGAGCGAGCTGGAACCGACGCACCCGCCGCATGAGCTCCGTGCTGCAAGAGACCACAGT contains these protein-coding regions:
- the TK1 gene encoding thymidine kinase, cytosolic, with the translated sequence MNCLTVPGVHPGSPSRPRGQIQVIFGPMFSGKSTELMRRVRRFQLAQHRCLLVKYTKDTRYCSSGVSTHDKNIMEALPACLLKDVYQEALSSAVIGIDEGQFFPDIVEFCEMMANAGKTVIVAALDGTFQRKAFGSILNLVPLAESVVKLNAVCMECYREASYTKRLGAEREVEVIGGADKYHSVCRTCYFRKRPQQPGLENKENMPMGVKQLDMAASWKIFAS